The following proteins come from a genomic window of Mycolicibacterium rufum:
- a CDS encoding alpha/beta fold hydrolase: MSDVKFLDLHGDRFAYRDEGSGDEVLLLIHGMAGSSETWRAVIPRLATRYRVVAPDLLGHGQSAKPRGDYSLGAFAVWLRDLLDELGIARATVVGQSLGGGVAMQFAYQHRDYCERLILISSGGLGQDVGWTLRLLSAPGAEFLLPVIAPPPVVKAGNTIRGWLSARSIHSPRGAEMWSAYSSLSDAQTRQAFLRTLRSVVDYRGQAVSALNRLYLTSEMPALVIWGDADRIIPVEHAYGLRELHPVCRLEVLPGVGHFPHVEKPDDVVDLIDDFITSTTESVAPPPVTDPIR; this comes from the coding sequence ATGAGCGACGTGAAGTTCCTGGATCTGCACGGCGACCGGTTCGCCTACCGCGACGAGGGCAGCGGCGACGAGGTGTTGCTCCTGATTCACGGGATGGCGGGAAGTTCCGAGACGTGGCGTGCAGTGATTCCCCGGCTCGCCACCAGGTACCGCGTGGTGGCGCCCGACCTGCTCGGCCACGGCCAGTCCGCGAAGCCCCGCGGGGACTACTCGCTCGGCGCGTTCGCGGTGTGGCTGCGCGACCTGCTCGACGAACTCGGCATCGCGCGGGCCACGGTCGTCGGACAGTCGCTCGGCGGTGGGGTGGCGATGCAGTTCGCCTATCAGCATCGCGATTACTGCGAGCGGTTGATCCTGATCAGCAGCGGCGGGCTAGGCCAGGACGTCGGGTGGACCCTGCGTCTGCTCTCCGCCCCTGGTGCCGAGTTCCTGCTCCCGGTGATCGCTCCGCCGCCGGTGGTCAAGGCGGGCAACACGATTCGTGGTTGGCTGTCGGCCAGGAGCATCCACTCGCCCCGCGGCGCGGAGATGTGGAGCGCGTACTCGTCGCTGTCCGACGCACAGACCCGGCAGGCTTTCCTGCGTACCCTGCGTTCGGTGGTGGACTACCGCGGGCAGGCCGTCAGCGCTCTGAACCGGCTCTACCTGACCTCGGAGATGCCGGCGCTGGTGATCTGGGGCGACGCGGACCGGATCATCCCCGTCGAGCACGCGTACGGGCTTCGGGAGTTACATCCCGTGTGTCGTCTGGAGGTGTTGCCCGGCGTGGGCCACTTCCCGCACGTCGAGAAGCCCGACGATGTCGTCGACCTCATCGACGACTTCATCACCTCGACGACGGAGTCGGTCGCGCCGCCGCCCGTGACCGATCCGATCCGCTGA
- a CDS encoding WhiB family transcriptional regulator, which produces MNPVSIDEEAWTAPCTRDPDRWTTTADEGAKELCRSCPRRWQCAREACVTPGAVGLWAGIVLPEGGRNRQFALKQLRSLAERNGHPVRKR; this is translated from the coding sequence ATGAATCCGGTATCGATCGATGAAGAGGCGTGGACTGCGCCGTGTACGCGCGATCCCGACCGGTGGACCACCACGGCGGACGAGGGCGCCAAAGAACTGTGCCGTTCCTGCCCCCGCCGGTGGCAGTGTGCCCGTGAAGCGTGCGTGACACCCGGTGCGGTGGGCCTCTGGGCGGGCATCGTGCTGCCCGAGGGCGGACGGAACCGCCAGTTCGCGCTCAAGCAGCTGCGTTCGCTGGCCGAGCGCAACGGTCATCCGGTCCGCAAGCGGTAG